Proteins encoded by one window of Anopheles maculipalpis chromosome 2RL, idAnoMacuDA_375_x, whole genome shotgun sequence:
- the LOC126556338 gene encoding signal recognition particle receptor FtsY isoform X1 encodes MFSGITGGAKSSLKNLGSKAEGLFDKKKKEAQDLANEKVQAASSLAEEQAKKTQESFSKTKSDAEALASSAAGEIDATKQQASAAAETTSQAAGTLMDHAKQAAENAIQQSAVVVEQAIEEQMKVAEQKVDDGMKRASEEVDRKLQEANRVADEKRGELEQKVNDVASKAQESATAGAAGLLGKLNLGK; translated from the exons ATGTTCAGCGGAATTACTG GAGGAGCTAAAT CCTCACTGAAGAACCTCGGCAGCAAGGCAGAAGGGCTGTTcgataagaagaagaaggaagcgcAGGATTTGGCCAACGAGAAGGTCCAGGCCGCGTCCAGCCTAGCCGAGGAACAGGCAAAGAAAACGCAGGAATCCTTCAGCAAAACCAAATCCGATGCGGAAGCATTGGCATCGTCGGCGGCGGGCGAGATCGATGCTACCAAGCAGCAAGCATCGGCTGCCGCGGAAACAACGTCGCAG gccgCTGGAACGCTGATGGACCATGCCAAGCAGGCGGCCGAAAATGCCATCCAACAGAGTGCCGTCGTGGTGGAGCAAGCGATCGAGGAGCAGATGAAGGTGGCCGAACAGAAGGTGGACGATGGTATGAAGCGGGCGAGCGAAGAAGTCGATCGGAAGCTGCAGGAAGCGAACCGCGTGGCCGATGAGAAGCGTGGCGAGCTGGAGCAG AAAGTGAACGATGTGGCTAGCAAGGCCCAAGAGTCCGCTACTGCCGGTGCTGCTGGACTGTTGGGCAAGCTGAACTTGGGAAAGTAA
- the LOC126555963 gene encoding probable serine/threonine-protein kinase nek3 has product MTPPPPPPPPAPGVLPPIAPTSPNSSTPGAAIAPPSKVISNGGGGSPIADHNDQLMAAIRNGINLKPAKTNDRSTPAFIKQSNGVLDDNEETASSAGYDKSTSIDEMKDALQAELRNTLKRKIKKQELEEGDCQKNDEIERSIEHTRNEVQLKLNGPSLPPDTPKVNNPLKTIVDMVDKERGVVAAPTKQPSPLMAQKKSVSVPSTPTVLSVVNGGSSTLRKVSAGQYPTQNGTTTVVQKNSTPVVASAPITKATIAPVKASPVLGTNPAKGNNGAVGMKSPTPSTAPAGKLISNGSSTTDSPKGPSPVSSSVPSFVNASQTAVPSVKLTPSPVKVANGSLPSGNVAPKANGTAFKINSFQSKLPPTSPTINANKTAVGNSYSNTLPRANPVSGSKALPKTSTGAIPPSYTSSVKVSIGSFGDSLRSNATTSPSLRNGNHAKFEPLTIDTTTSNGGSTNGTSSPTTPKELLSPQVRSGAASIRPSQIRTLTKAGSVVSHTDILETSKPVAKLPVTLVEPVPVLTAAAAVSPPPKVSTSNVSPLPTPPAKERTPLFEKATKDAPKSPLNRWNDSGSVSGGTARKLLLTHGRPNFTIKRSNSRQGFDVDVPDAKGESVKPVFRILTDLEKMEQQDDSSYRTGQAGQVVTNAPPQSYVSFARDLSNAPNNHPDVIVVTKPGASTNAPADPFLSNLKDIKIDIGEMKIVNAKNS; this is encoded by the exons atgacaccaccaccaccgccacctccACCAGCACCCGGAGTATTGCCTCCAATTGCACCAACATcacccaacagcagcacccCAGGTGCCGCGATCGCACCGCCGTCGAAAGTCATCAGCAATGGCGGAGGTGGTTCACCGATCGCCGATCATAACGATCAGCTGATGGCAGCGATTCGGAACGGAATCAACTTGAAACCGGCCAAAACGAATGATCGTAGCACTCCAGCGTTcatcaaacaatcaaac GGTGTACTCGATGATAACGAAGAAACTGCATCATCCGCTGGTTACGATAAATCTACCTCCATTGACGAGATGAAAGATGCGCTGCAGGCCGAGCTACGTAATACGCTCAAGCGAAAGATCAAGAAGCAAGAGCTGGAGGAGGGTGACTGTCAGAAGAACGACGAAATCGAACGATCAATCGAACACACGCGTAATGAGGTGCAGCTTAAGCTTAATGGACCATCGCTACCGCCCGATACGCCCAAAGTTAACAACCCATTGAAAACAATCGTTGATATGGTCGATAAGGAACGTGGTGTGGTTGCTGCTCCTACCAAGCAGCCCAGTCCACTGATGGCACAGAAAAAATCCGTTTCTGTACCATCAACTCCGACCGTTCTTTCAGTCGTCAATGGTGGCAGTTCCACACTCCGAAAGGTGTCAGCAGGCCAATATCCTACTCAAAATGGAACCACCACAGTCGTTCAAAAAAATTCTACGCCTGTTGTAGCTTCGGCACCGATTACAAAAGCTACCATTGCACCGGTGAAAGCGTCGCCAGTTCTTGGTACTAACCCTGCTAAAGGCAATAATGGTGCTGTAGGAATGAAAAGTCCAACACCATCTACCGCCCCGGCGGGCAAACTGATCTCAAACGGATCTTCGACAACGGATAGTCCAAAAGGTCCTTCCCCCGTATCATCGAGTGTACCGTCCTTTGTTAATGCTAGTCAAACGGCGGTTCCTTCTGTAAAGTTGACGCCTAGTCCTGTAAAGGTTGCAAATGGAAGCCTCCCATCGGGAAATGTTGCTCCAAAGGCAAACGGAACCGCATTCAAGATTAACAGCTTCCAATCGAAACTACCACCAACGAGCCCTACCATCAATGCAAATAAGACTGCAGTTGGAAATTCTTACTCGAACACCCTTCCACGAGCCAATCCGGTGTCAGGCTCCAAGGCTCTTCCCAAGACTTCGACTGGAGCTATTCCTCCTTCATACACGAGTTCCGTGAAGGTATCGATTGGCAGTTTTGGAGATAGTTTGCGTTCAAACGCAACCACCAGCCCTAGTCTGCGGAATGGCAATCACGCTAAGTTTGAACCACTTACCATCGATACGACGACATCCAACGGTGGTTCCACCAATGGAACCTCGTCACCAACAACACCGAAGGAACTGCTCTCACCACAAGTAAGGAGTGGTGCAGCGTCCATACGACCCTCCCAGATTCGTACGCTAACTAAAGCGGGCAGCGTTGTCAGCCACACCGACATTCTGGAAACGTCGAAACCAGTCGCAAAGTTGCCGGTAACACTGGTTGAACCTGTACCGGTACTAACGGCTGCCGCTGCCGTTTCACCACCACCGAAGGTGTCCACCAGCAACGTATCACCACTACCAACACCACCTGCCAAGGAGCGTACACCACTCTTCGAGAAGGCAACCAAAGACGCCCCGAAGAGTCCACTGAACCGGTGGAATGACAGTGGTTCCGTTTCCGGTGGAACAGCACGGAAACTTCTGCTGACACACGGTCGACCAAACTTCACGATAAAGCGATCCAACTCGCGGCAAGGTTTCGATGTGGACGTACCGGATGCAAAGGGTGAATCCGTCAAGCCGGTGTTTCGCATACTAACGGACTTGGAGAAGATGGAACAGCAGGATGATAGTAGCTACCGGACAGGGCAGGCAGGCCAGGTGGTGACGAATGCACCGCCCCAATCGTACGTTTCCTTTGCGAGAGATCTCTCTAACGCACCGAACAATCATCCGGATGTGATCGTTGTGACAAAACCGGGCGCCAGTACGAATGCACCGGCGGATCCATTCCTATCGAACCTGAAGGACATTAAGATAGACATTGGGGAGATGAAGATAGTCAACGCGAAGAATTCATAG
- the LOC126556338 gene encoding signal recognition particle receptor FtsY isoform X2: protein MFSGITASLKNLGSKAEGLFDKKKKEAQDLANEKVQAASSLAEEQAKKTQESFSKTKSDAEALASSAAGEIDATKQQASAAAETTSQAAGTLMDHAKQAAENAIQQSAVVVEQAIEEQMKVAEQKVDDGMKRASEEVDRKLQEANRVADEKRGELEQKVNDVASKAQESATAGAAGLLGKLNLGK from the exons ATGTTCAGCGGAATTACTG CCTCACTGAAGAACCTCGGCAGCAAGGCAGAAGGGCTGTTcgataagaagaagaaggaagcgcAGGATTTGGCCAACGAGAAGGTCCAGGCCGCGTCCAGCCTAGCCGAGGAACAGGCAAAGAAAACGCAGGAATCCTTCAGCAAAACCAAATCCGATGCGGAAGCATTGGCATCGTCGGCGGCGGGCGAGATCGATGCTACCAAGCAGCAAGCATCGGCTGCCGCGGAAACAACGTCGCAG gccgCTGGAACGCTGATGGACCATGCCAAGCAGGCGGCCGAAAATGCCATCCAACAGAGTGCCGTCGTGGTGGAGCAAGCGATCGAGGAGCAGATGAAGGTGGCCGAACAGAAGGTGGACGATGGTATGAAGCGGGCGAGCGAAGAAGTCGATCGGAAGCTGCAGGAAGCGAACCGCGTGGCCGATGAGAAGCGTGGCGAGCTGGAGCAG AAAGTGAACGATGTGGCTAGCAAGGCCCAAGAGTCCGCTACTGCCGGTGCTGCTGGACTGTTGGGCAAGCTGAACTTGGGAAAGTAA
- the LOC126567425 gene encoding centrosomal protein of 131 kDa, whose translation MELSLYGSQINLATREKTNTNQYRERPGSALQHPTRPCSATGAHIRRPLSADSTQYRYRKRPSSSGSAVDVPRPGTSPFHQRSTSSSSLLLKSLLAEPIPRYWESKSLPRSTQIASARGSSCSSAERIRQHKRHQTLLTDSSTRPALKTKTRKRSGSGSTAKRSKQKANNDRRRRRDSTEEEDPDRDEVESTMDEMEDTQESNNEAELEGIWRGKPTAGSNREEKKRSPPLPMVALPLNRKAVEISSCGGLKKNNTSPEKQSRKIDLPGRVSFSSNEPYEIDYSDFEENEYGCSKEAQSKQAGKTKDPFHKKPSFSSSLYDERIFQEKSLLEEVSVKFGSVKFEEDLTTSSGYETKCDESAKAVMRKRATTVGAASPSPVSDVRESNKIIEEYKKEIEDLNRRHDMELRMAVRDAEDVSMPTKPYDPKCFTPSDTPEDPFANSASTKAIESTTEDTDVELDRPTCRSTGLLEKNVINEYYECINEIITEQSPSRRSQNRHNLPALGGCPDEKEDTIQHNLNNECTKSAPKDKQFASGVVTSGKSKSSNTDKNRLDASSNPVIKNYFKVKEQNIVSASASSLASGSGSSTTGSKSGHSKNSLASKKNGKDKPKSADTHKSILRNSKKQNNNVGTTGGIGSNGSGGSGKFSSALCREDSNISEFHMDKVVSWMSCNEDTFPTIPDVPALDDVSNDGQQRKCLTAEDNCTIPRQESVERSPSYGVNFDSVPRQRTEPPEEIVSSVQSNYDDESVVSASAKQKSDFQALKTEVEYRLSNILDCTDSQVSSGCEGEPSEQPAKGKVKDLFSYLDQVELKCEKGAFKGATGSAAAVLPSESDRSELDFAAEPDYIEAVPKMNDLLELPTHQLARRVIKLSLRANELNNAMQLSKNHIATVRADKAKAIRTEKCALQGKLKEQKKHYEDIIGRHQEFIDQLIKDKSGLCDKVTQLTRRLDSQNQSWEHRLKTELERARDTALAAEKIRREKWVRENTKKIKELTVKGLELEINKMTATHQKEIGELKRQHKDELMCALEELKLQYEQKEADVRQGLVKERETTIERERQALLERFDRQVTEERNIFEQQRQHLLSEFDLEKERLQKEATRKAQYAESQLEDLKRENAKNLDFAQKEYVQMLKQREAKHQDELEKLQKQFESDFAIWKREHERKSKVELEQRENEIRAQCRTERDQQIDRIVAKVDAETQKYQQEFDAKMSRLKEKHEAEQKEAEASEALMKQKYQDARVKLAEAEASIQNMKATAKQTEIQLNHAKKLCDDLLQEKEMMRDEARREVQKDMTNMQREREREIERIYFRVQQAIEKKDASIATLQKEITGLKERCLKQDAIIRQQRMDYCTK comes from the exons ATGGAATTGAGTTTGTATGGTTCGCAG ATAAACCTGGCAACGCGCGAGAAAACCAACACAAACCAATACCGAGAGCGGCCAGGATCCGCCCTACAACATCCAACTCGTCCTTGTTCAGCGACCGGAGCGCACATCAGACGTCCCCTGTCGGCGGACAGCACACAGTATCGCTACCGAAAGCGGCCATCATCGAGCGGAAGCGCAGTGGACGTACCGCGACCAGGTACGTCACCTTTTCACCAGCGAAGTACATCATCGTCCAGCTTGTTGCTGAAAAGTCTTCTAGCTGAGCCAATCCCTCGCTACTGGGAGTCAAAATCGTTGCCTCGATCAACCCAGATTGCTTCTGCACGTGGATCTTCCTGCAGCAGTGCGGAACGCATTCGACAGCATAAGCGCCATCAAACATTGCTAACGGACAGCAGTACACGCCCTGCGTTGAAGACGAAAACCCGAAAACGTTCGGGAAGTGGTAGTACAgccaaaagaagcaaacagaaaGCCAATAACGATCGCCGAAGACGTCGCGATAGCACCGAAGAGGAAGATCCTGATCGTGACGAGGTGGAAAGTACGATGGACGAAATGGAAGACACACAGGAGTCTAACAATGAGGCAGAGCTCGAAGGCATCTGGAGAGGCAAACCAACGGCGGGAAGTAATCGCGAGGAGAAGAAACGATCACCTCCACTGCCGATGGTTGCGTTGCCTCTAAACAGGAAAGCTGTTGAAATCAGTTCCTGTGGCGGTTTAAAGAAGAACAATACATCGCCGGAAAAGCAATCGCGAAAGATTGATCTTCCTGGACGGGTTTCCTTCAGCTCCAACGAACCGTACGAAATTGATTACAGTGATTTTGAGGAGAATGAGTACGGCTGCTCGAAGGAAGCTCAATCCAAGCAAGCCGGCAAAACCAAAGATCCGTTTCATAAGAAACCATCCTTCTCTAGCTCGCTGTACGACGAAAGGATATTCCAGGAGAAGTCCCTTTTGGAGGAAGTGTCGGTGAAGTTCGGAAGCGTAAAGTTTGAGGAAGACCTTACGACGAGCTCGGGGTACGAAACTAAATGTGATGAAAGTGCAAAAGCTGTTATGAGAAAGCGGGCAACAACTGTGGGGGCAGCGTCTCCATCGCCGGTCAGCGATGTGCGAGAGTCTAACAAAATCATAGAGGAGTACAAGAAGGAGATAGAGGACCTGAACCGACGACACGACATGGAACTGCGGATGGCCGTTCGAGATGCGGAAGATGTGTCGATGCCTACAAAACCTTACGATCCGAAGTGTTTCACACCATCAGACACGCCGGAAGATCCGTTTGCCAACTCCGCTTCTACAAAGGCGATCGAGAGTACGACGGAAGACACGGATGTGGAGTTGGATCGTCCAACATGTCGGTCAACCGGGTTGCTGGAGAAAAACGTTATCAATGAGTACTACGAGTGCATTAACGAGATCATAACAGAACAATCCCCTTCACGGCGGTCGCAGAATCGACATAACCTTCCAGCGCTGGGTGGATGTCCAGACGAAAAGGAAGATACAATTCAACACAACTTAAATAATGAATGTACTAAGAGTGCTCCCAAAGATAAACAGTTTGCATCCGGTGTGGTAACTTCTGGGAAAAGCAAGTCTTCAAATACGGACAAAAACCGGCTAGATGCAAGCAGCAATCCAGTGAtcaagaattattttaaagttaaGGAACAGAATATTGTGAGTGCGAGTGCGAGTAGTTTGGCGAGTGGCAGTGGAAGCAGCACTACCGGCAGCAAGTCGGGCCACTCGAAAAACTCACTCGCATCCaagaaaaatggcaaagaCAAGCCAAAGTCGGCCGATACACATAAATCAATTTTGCGCAactcgaaaaaacaaaataacaacgtTGGAACCACAGGTGGGATCGGTTCGAATGGTAGTGGTGGATCGGGGAAGTTTTCGTCGGCCTTGTGTCGAGAGGATAGCAACATATCCGAGTTTCACATGGATAAGGTTGTCAGTTGGATGTCGTGCAATGAGGATACGTTTCCGACGATACCGGATGTTCCTGCGCTGGACGATGTGAGCAATGACGGACAACAACGCAAATGTCTTACGGCTGAGGATAATTGTACAATACCTAGACAAGAGTCGGTTGAGAGATCTCCGAGCTATGGCGTCAACTTCGATAGTGTACCCAGACAGAGGACCGAACCGCCGGAGGAGATAGTTAGTAGTGTACAGTCTAACTACGACGATGAGTCTGTCGTGAGTGCAAGTGCCAAACAAAAGTCGG ATTTTCAAGCACTCAAGACCGAAGTCGAGTACAGGTTGAGCAACATATTGGACTGTACTGATTCGCAGGTCAGCTCCGGTTGTGAAGGTGAACCATCCGAGCAGCCAGCCAAGGGCAAGGTAAAAGATCTCTTCTCGTACCTCGATCAGGTTGAGCTAAAGTGTGAGAAGGGTGCATTTAAAGGAGCCACAGGTTCTGCGGCAGCAGTCTTGCCTTCAGAATCCGATCGCTCCGAGTTAGATTTTGCTGCCGAACCAGACTACATTGAAGCTGTGCCGAA AATGAACGATCTGTTGGAACTTCCAACACATCAGCTAGCCCGACGAGTTATCAAACTATCACTTCGCGCCAACGAATTAAACAACGCCATGCAACTGTCTAAAAATCACATCGCCACAGTGAGAGCGGACAAAGCGAAAGCAATCCGAACGGAAAAATGTGCCCTGCAGGGTAAGCTAAAGGAGCAGAAGAAACACTACGAAGACATTATCGGAAGGCATCAGGAATTTATTGATCAATTGATAAAAGATAAATCGGGCCTTTGTGATAAGGTGACGCAGTTAACGCGCCGCCTGGACTCTCAAAATCAAAGCTGGGAGCACCGGTTAAAGACGGAACTGGAACGTGCCCGTGATACGGCACTAGCAGCCGAAAAGATTCGCCGAGAAAAGTGGGTGCGAGAAAACACGAAGAAAATCAAGGAACTTACAGTGAAGGGGCTGGAGCTTGAGATCAACAAAATGACCGCCACCCATCAAAAGGAGATTGGTGAGTTAAAACGGCAGCACAAGGATGAGCTGATGTGTGCCCTCGAGGAGCTTAAGCTACAGTACGAACAGAAGGAAGCAGACGTACGGCAGGGTTTGGTGAAAGAGCGAGAGACTACGATCGAGCGCGAACGTCAAGCATTGCTTGAACGATTTGATCGGCAGGTAACCGAGGAACGGAACATTTTCGAGCAACAGCGCCAGCACCTGTTGAGTGAATTTGATCTCGAAAAGGAACGGCTCCAGAAGGAAGCGACGCGTAAGGCACAGTACGCCGAATCGCAGCTGGAAGATCTTAAGCGCGAGAATGCGAAAAATCTTGACTTTGCACAGAAAGAGTACGTGCAGATGTTGAAGCAGCGGGAAGCAAAGCATCAGGACGAGCTGGAAAAGCTGCAGAAACAGTTCGAGTCGGACTTTGCCATCTGGAAGCGGGAGCACGAGCGCAAATCGAAGGTGGAGCTGGAGCAGCGCGAAAATGAGATCCGTGCCCAGTGTCGGACGGAGCGTGATCAGCAGATCGATCGTATCGTGGCGAAGGTGGATGCTGAAACGCAAAAGTATCAGCAAGAATTCGATGCCAAAATGAG TCGCCTAAAGGAGAAACATGAAGCAGAGCAGAAGGAAGCGGAAGCATCGGAAGCGTTGATGAAACAAAAGTATCAAGATGCGCGTGTTAAGTTGGCCGAGGCTGAGGCATCGATACAGAACATGAAGGCGACGGCTAAGCAGACCGAAATACAGCTTAACCATGCGAAAAAGCTTTGCGACGATTTGTTgcaggaaaaggaaatgatGCGCGATGAAGCTCGCCGGGAGGTGCAGAAAGATATGACCAACATGCAACGGGAGCGAGAGCGTGAAATTGAACGAATTTATTTCAG GGTGCAACAAGCCATCGAAAAGAAAGATGCATCCATAGCGACACTTCAGAAGGAAATTACCGGACTAAAGGAACGGTGCTTGAAACAGGACGCTATCATCCGTCAGCAGCGTATGGATTATTGTACAAAATAG